From the genome of Treponema peruense:
GGAAAAGTCGATTTCTGAAAAAAAGGATTTTGAAATGAAAAAAAAGGCTGTCCTTTTGAAGTGTTGGATAACTTCTAAGACAGCCCCACTTTATTTGCAAGTTTCAGTTTGCTAAAACTTGTACAAATTAAGAACTTGTGCAGGTAAATTAAAAAATAATTCATCTTCGATAACATCGATTCCGGCTCCCTTGATCCATTTTTCATCAAGGGCACGAACCAGTGCTTTTTCGTCAACGACAGAACCTCGTGCAGTATTAATCAGAAACACATTTAAGGCTGCCTGAAGATTGCATTACTTCTTCGGTAACCTGATCATATTCAACCACGAGTCCGTCATAATTTTTTACACATTCATACAGGGGTTTGTCGCGGCCTTTTATTTCTTTAAGTTCAAGTCCGCTTACACCCCATTTCAAAAATAGCGAATTCTCATAGTCAAGATTGTATCAATATTGTAGTAGAGAACTTTCTCCATACTTAGTCCACATTGGCTTCGATGCTTTCACCGGTAACAGTACGCTCCGGAATATCTATATCGGGGAACTTTTCGTGGAGAGCCTGCTCAATGATTTTTACGCAACCGTCTATTCCAAGGCGTGCACTGTTGAGTGTAAGATCGTAGTTTACAGGATTTGTCCAGTAGTTTCCGCCGGTATAATAGCTGTAGTATTCTGCGCGGTATTTGTCTGTTTCTGTAATTGAAATATCTGCTGTTTCGGCAGTAACGCCCATCTTTGCCATAATTCTGGGACGGCAGAAACTTCTTGGTGCTTCAATATAAATGCTGAATGTGCGTTCTGAATCTTTAAGAATCCAGTCGGCGGCTTTTCCTACAATTACGCAGCTTTCTGTTTTTGAAAGTTCCATGATAATCTGTTTTTCATATTCAAAAAGCTGGTCATCAGAAACAAACTTTCTGTGTTCGGGTTCGGGGTTTTTACGGCGCGGAAGACCTGAAAGAAGTGCAGAAAGTCCTTTTTTCTTGCTGTGAAGCCTTTCGTTGACTTCTTCAAAAAGCTGTCTGTCTATTCCGCTCATCTGTGAAGCAAGTGTGAGAATTCTGTTTTCGTAACAATGAATACCCAAATCTTTGGCAACACGGCTTGCAATTTCTTTTCCGCCGGAACCGAATCCGCGGGCAACTGTAATTGTATAATTTTCCATTTTATTCCTCCATTAGTAAATTAATTTTTGCGGTCCAAATCATTAATGTATCTTCCCAAAAATTCACGCATTCTGGCGGTTTTTGGATTTTTGAATATAACATCAGGAGTGTCGTTTTCTACAATGAATCCGTTGTCCATAAAAATTGTACGCGTAGAAACGTCACGGGCAAAAGCCATTTCGTGGGTAACAATCATCATTGTAAGACCTTCCTTTGCAAGTTCCTTCATTACGTTAAGAACTTCGCCGACCATCTCGGGGTCAAGTGCAGATGTAGGTTCATCGAACAAAAGCATTTCGGGCTGCATCGTAAGTGCACGCGCAATTGCAACACGCTGTTTTTGTCCGCCGGAAAGCTGTGCCGGATGTGCATTGATATAAGGTGCCATTCCTACATGACGCAGATATTTTATTGCAAGAAATTCTGCTTCATCTTTTTTCATCTTAAGAACTTTTGTTGTTCCTGCCATGCAGTTCTGCAGAACAGTCATGTTGTTGAACAGGTTGAATGACTGGAAAACCATTCCAACCTTCGTGCGGAATTTATTGAGTTCCTTTGAATTGGAACCGACTTCTTTACCGTCAAAAATTATTTTTCCTGCAGTCTTTGTTTCAAGACCGTTTATGCATCTGAGCATTGTAGACTTTCCCGAACCGGACGAGCCTATTACGCAGACAACTTCGCCTCTGTTGACGCAA
Proteins encoded in this window:
- a CDS encoding NAD(P)-dependent oxidoreductase, encoding MFLINTARGSVVDEKALVRALDEKWIKGAGIDVIEDELFFNLPAQVLNLYKF
- a CDS encoding cytidylate kinase-like family protein, with amino-acid sequence MENYTITVARGFGSGGKEIASRVAKDLGIHCYENRILTLASQMSGIDRQLFEEVNERLHSKKKGLSALLSGLPRRKNPEPEHRKFVSDDQLFEYEKQIIMELSKTESCVIVGKAADWILKDSERTFSIYIEAPRSFCRPRIMAKMGVTAETADISITETDKYRAEYYSYYTGGNYWTNPVNYDLTLNSARLGIDGCVKIIEQALHEKFPDIDIPERTVTGESIEANVD
- a CDS encoding amino acid ABC transporter ATP-binding protein, which codes for MEKEPLLKVEHLVKNFGSHEVLKDLDFCVNRGEVVCVIGSSGSGKSTMLRCINGLETKTAGKIIFDGKEVGSNSKELNKFRTKVGMVFQSFNLFNNMTVLQNCMAGTTKVLKMKKDEAEFLAIKYLRHVGMAPYINAHPAQLSGGQKQRVAIARALTMQPEMLLFDEPTSALDPEMVGEVLNVMKELAKEGLTMMIVTHEMAFARDVSTRTIFMDNGFIVENDTPDVIFKNPKTARMREFLGRYINDLDRKN